From a region of the Triticum aestivum cultivar Chinese Spring chromosome 7D, IWGSC CS RefSeq v2.1, whole genome shotgun sequence genome:
- the LOC123165585 gene encoding F-box protein At5g07610: protein MADGSRDISRRRNPADKLTEDLLVEILSRVPYRSLCRFKCVSKRWRGIISHPDHRKALPQYHLQDLAGFLYSSRGPSTGYFSTDNFAHVSAGGRAPIRPSLPFLPDCHQFHLLDSCNGLLLCRRFKTFGAGAFYYVVCNPATEKWVALPGIFSKMQTARLGFDPAVSSHFHVFQFVEDGAADANANDDDDGYEFVRAVDIYSSKTGAWSHKDTGWDFLPRIVSDSRSVFVNGFLHLLAVESAVVAVDVEGTTWRAIPMPDDEDAPIIDVDDGFIDLSRGRLYLANSDQHDLYKLSIWVLEDYGSEVWVLEHSVRYLNLFGVKNVRLGHEYHIVALHPQRNTIFLVYGHDKVLMSYEMDTGKVHFIHDLGQGSMEPYLPYVPLYSEALADWH from the coding sequence AGACCTCCTCGTCGAGATCCTGTCGCGCGTGCCGTACAGGTCGCTCTGCCGCTTCAAGTGCGTCTCCAAGCGGTGGCGCGGCATCATCTCCCACCCCGACCACCGCAAGGCGCTGCCGCAGTACCATCTCCAGGACCTCGCTGGCTTCCTCTACTCGAGCCGCGGCCCCAGCACTGGCTATTTCTCAACTGACAATTTCGCCCATGTCTCGGCGGGAGGCCGTGCTCCTATCCGCCCTTCGCTCCCCTTCCTGCCTGACTGTCATCAGTTCCACCTTCTGGACAGCTGCAACGGCCTACTCCTCTGCCGCCGCTTCAAGACCTTTGGTGCGGGGGCATTTTATTACGTGGTGTGCAATCCTGCCACGGAGAAATGGGTCGCCTTGCCCGGCATCTTCAGCAAGATGCAGACAGCTCGCTTGGGGTTCGACCCGGCCGTCTCCTCGCACTTCCATGTGTTCCAGTTCGTGGAGGATGGGGCTGCAGATGCAAATGCCAACGATGATGACGATGGTTACGAGTTCGTCAGAGCGGTTGATATCTACTCCTCCAAAACCGGGGCCTGGAGTCACAAGGACACCGGTTGGGACTTCCTACCTAGGATAGTGAGTGATTCTAGAAGTGTCTTTGTCAATGGTTTTCTGCATTTGCTCGCCGTCGAGTCTGCGGTGGTGGCAGTGGATGTGGAGGGAACTACTTGGAGGGCTATTCCTATGCCGGACGATGAGGACGCCCCCATAATAGATGTTGATGACGGGTTCATTGACCTGTCTCGAGGGCGTTTGTATCTGGCAAATAGTGATCAGCACGATCTTTATAAACTCTCGATCTGGGTTCTCGAGGACTACGGCAGTGAAGTGTGGGTCTTGGAACACAGCGTCAGGTATCTGAATCTATTTGGAGTGAAGAATGTCCGGCTAGGACACGAGTACCATATTGTCGCCCTCCACCCAcaacgaaacacaattttcctggTTTATGGGCATGACAAGGTACTGATGTCTTATGAAATGGATACTGGGAAAGTGCATTTCATCCATGATCTTGGACAGGGTTCAATGGAGCCCTATCTTCCTTATGTTCCCTTGTACTCAGAGGCATTGGCAGATTGGCACTGA